Within the Streptosporangiales bacterium genome, the region GCACGAGGTCGGCCCCGGGTTCGCAGCAACCGACCAGCGCCGGCAGGACGAGCGTGAGCGAGATGAACGACAGGTCGGCGACGACCAGCGCGACCGGGCCGCCGATCGCGTCGGGCGTGAGGTCGCGGACGTTGGTGCGCTCGTGCACGCGCACCCGGGGGTCGTCGCGCAGCGCGTCGGCGAACTGGCCGTGCCCGACGTCGACGGCCACGACCTCGGTGACGCCGGCCCTCAGCAGCACGTCGGTGAAGCCTCCGGTCGACGCTCCCGCGTCGAGCGCGCGACGGCCCGCGACGTCGAGCCCGTCACCGGCGAACGACTCCAGGGCCGTGGCGAGCTTCGCCCCGGCTCGGGAGGCGTACGCGGCGCCCACGTCCCCCGACACGTCGATCGCGGCCCCGGTCGGCACCGCCCGCGCAGGCCTGGTCGCCGGGTGTCCGCCGACCGAGACCCGGCCGGCCGTCACGAGGTCCTGCGCCTGACGTCTCGACCTGGCCAGCCCCCGGCGAACCAGCTCGAGGTCGAGCCGGCTGGACGTCGTCATCGCGGGCCGTCGGTGTCTCGATCGAGGTCGGCGAGGACGTCCTGCAGACCGCTGTGCGCCTGGTCGTACGCGCTCACGTGCTCCTCCGTCGGCCGCCCGCCGAGGTCGCGCAACGGACCGACCGCCTCGTCGACCCGCGGCTCCCCCGTCTCCGGCGGCGCCGGCATGCTCGGGTCGGCGGCGGCCGGCGCCTCGACGGCGACCGGCTCGTCCTCTACGGCCGGCGCCTCGTGGACGACCTGGCTCTCCGCCACGACCGGCTCGGGCGCCTCCGGCGGCTCGCCGACCGGTGACTGCTCGTCGACCGGATCGACCCCGCCACCGAACGCGCTCTCGCCCTCTGCCTCGGTCACGTCGACCGCTCCCTCCTGCCCCGTGGGTGCCCGTGCTTCGCCGCCAGCACGGTACCCGTTCGCGCGGACGGACGTCCGACATCCCACCAGGCATGCCGGCGAGCCGCTAACGTCCATCCCAAGATCCCCATCATGACGGGAGGGCGTGGGATGGCCACACTCGAGGAGTGCCGGCAGGCGATCACCGGTCTCGCCGACCGGATGAGCTCGTCGGACGGCAAGCCGGGTCTCGGCGACCGTACCCTGAGCGCCCACGTCACCGATCTCGACGTGACGTTCAGCGGTGCGTTGCGCGACGGCAGCCTGGTCGACGTCACGACCGACGCGCAGGACCAGAAGGCGCAGATCAGGCTGGCGTCGAGCAGCGACGATCTCGTCGCCATGGCCGACGGCAAGCTCGACCTCGCCAAGGCCTGGCTGGCCAAGCGGATCAAGATCGAGGCGAGCATGATGGACCTGATCAAGCTCAAGACGATGTTCTGACCGCACGGCCGGGGTGACCGAGCGAACATGGCGATCATGGTTACCGGCAAGTAACTTTGATGGGGATGCCACGTTCAGTAGGAGGCCCCATGGGCGCCCCGCACCGGCCCACCCGCCCGGAGCCCGACCGGCCCGCGCCGGCACCGGGCCCGTTCGAACGTGCGGCCGATGCGGCCCGTGACGGCCTTCATGCCCTCAAGCCGCGGTTGCGCGGCTGGCTGCACACGGGCATGGCACCCGTCGTGCTCGCCGGCGGCGTCGTCCTCGTCGTGCTCGCACCGAGCCCGCTGGCCCGCCTCGCCGCGGTGATCTATGCGATCACGTCGCTGCTGCTGTTCACCGTGTCGGCGGTGTACCACCGGGGCCGGTGGTCGCCGCGCGTGCTCGCCGTCCTGCGCCGGCTCGACCACTCGAACATCTTCCTGATCATCGCCGGCACCTATACCCCGATCGCGCTGCTCGCCATGCAGGGCGGGCCGCGCATCGCGGTCCTGGTCGTCGTCTGGACCGGTGCGGTGCTGGGCGTCGTCTTCCGCATCTTCTGGCTGAGCGCGCCCCGCTGGCTCTACACGCCGCTGTACGTCGGTCTCGGCTGGGTCGCCGTCTTCGTCCTGCCGCAGATCCTCGGCGGCGGCGGTACGGCCGCACTGGTCCTCGTGCTCGCCGGCGGGCTCGCGTACACACTCGGCGGTCTCGTGTACGCACTCAAGCGGCCGCGGCTCAACCCGCACTGGTTCGGCTTCCACGAGGTGTTCCACGCGCTCACGGTGGTCGGCTACACGGCGCAGTACATCGCGGTGTCGTTCGTCACCTACCGCGTCGCCTGACGACCGGCGACCGTAGCGGAGTCGTCCGGGCCCGGCGATGCGAGACTGTCCTGATGCTCATCCGCACGCTCGACGAGGTGCTCGGCACCCCGCGCGACGTCAACTGGACCAACGGCACGAGCCGCCGCCTGCTCGTCGCCGACGACGGGCGCGGCTACACGGTCACCGACACCTACGTCCGTCCCGGCACGACGACGCTGCTGCGCTACGACAACCATCTGGAGTCGTGCTACTGCATCGAGGGCAGCGGCCGCGTCGAGTCCGGCGACGCCGTCTTCGACCTCGGCCCTGGCACGCTGTACGCACCGGAGAAGGGCGAGGAGCACCGGTTGAGCACCACCGGGGGCATGCGGCTCATCTGCGTGTTCACCCCCGCGCTCACCGGCGACGAGAACCACCGGCACGGGCCCGGCCAGCCCTCGGGTTACTGACCGCCGCGCGCGCCTCCCGGCTGGGGTCCCCGGTCGTGGCGCCCACCCCCGCTGGGGTCCCTGGCGGGGGCCCTCACCCCGGTTGGGGTCCCCAGCGGGGGCAGGGGCACTGGCCGGGGACCCCAGCCGGGTTGGGTCGCCCACCGGTTCCCGGCGAGCGTCAGACCTGCCGCGCTCACCGCAGCACGTCGAGCGCCGGGTCGATCACCGGCGGCTCGGTCGCCGACCACGCCGCGGCACAGGTCACCCGCAGCGCGTCGTCGTACCCGCCGTCGCCGTCGAGCCGCACCACGCCGTCGTCGACCGTGGCGGTCCAGCCGCCGCACGTCCAGCCGCCGTCCGTGCCGACCACCTCCGGGTAGGGCCGCAGCAGGCCGGCGAGGTCGCTCGCGACGTAGGTCGGCCGGCAGGACGCGTCGGCGCGCAGCAGGTCCGCCGGCCGGGTCACCCCGGTCATGACGAGCAGGCTGTCGCTGCCGGCGCGGACGGCTCCCGCGATGTCGGTGTCGAGCCGGTCGCCCACGACGAGGGGCCGGCGGGCACCCGTGCGCTGGACGGCCTCCTCGTGCAGGGCGGGCTCGGGCTTGCCGGCGGAGATCGGCTCGACGCCGGTGGCATGGCGCAGCACCTCGACGAGCGACCCGTTGCCCGGCAGCGGGCCGCGAGGGCTCGGCAGCGTGCGGTCGAGGTTCGACGCGACGAACAGCGCACCGGCGCGGAGCGCGATCGCGCCCTCGGCCAGCCGGGCGTAGTCGAGGTCGGGGGCGAACCCCTGCACGACCGCGACCGGGTCGTCGTCCGCCGAGTCGACGGGGCACAGGCCGCGTTCCTCGAGCGCGGACCGCAGGCCGACGCCGCCGACCACGAGCACCGCCGAGCCCGGCGGAACCTTGCCGGCGAGCAGCCGCGCCGCCGCCTGGGCGGCGGTGACCACGTCGGAGGCCGTCGCGTCGACACCGAGACGCCGCAGCGACTCCGCGACCGTCTCCGGCGTACGCGAGGCGTTGTTGGTCACGAACGCCACCCGGGTGCCCGCACTCCTGACCGCCGCGATGGCGTCGACGGCACCGGCGACGGCGTGGTCACCGACGTACACCACCCCGTCCAGGTCGAGCAGGACCGTGTCGTACGCCTCGCGCAGTGCTGACTGCCTCCGGCGGTCTTGCGACAGCGGCACGGCGCTCGCCGCGAGCGGCGACCCCCGATCGTCCGCCGTCACCCCTGCCGCTCCCTGGTCGCGCGCGCCGCCCGGAGCGCGGTGCGGTACTGCATGCGTTCGGGTCGCAGGCCCACCGCGACCGCGAGATGCTCGACCGCCCGGTCGAGCTCGCCGTTGCGCGTCGCCGCGAGACCGAGCCCGAACCGTGCGTAGTCGTCGACCGGGTTCTCCTCGACGATGATCGCGAAGTTCTCCGCGGCCTCGGCATAGCGACCGGCGTCGAACTGCGCGCGGGCGAGAGCCTCGCGGACGCTGTGCGACGAGGGCTCGGCGTCGGCGGCGCGCTCGAACAGCTGGAGTGCGGCCGCCGGACTGCCCGCGTCGAGCAACGACAGACCTCGCTGGTACCACTCGTAGACGCCACCTGAAGGTGGTTGCCGATCGCCGGCGAACTCCGGCCCTGACCTCTCGGCCCCCGACATGGCACCTCCTCCGCGCTGCCCTCCCATCCTCCCAGAGACCGGCGGTCGATCGAAGGGATCGCCGGTTGTGTCACCGATCTCCGTAGGATGCGGGAATGTCGAGCGGACGCACCGTGGGACGCCCCGCGGCACCCCAGACGGACGAGGCGACGGCGGGCACCGGTCTCGTCGTCCGGCCGTTCCGCGGCGTGCGCTACTCCCCCGCGGCGGTCGATCTCGCGGCCGTCACCACGCCTCCGTACGACGTCATCGACGACGCCGAGGCGCGGCGGCTGGAGAGCCGGGAGCCACACAACATGGTGCGGCTCGTGCTGCCGGAGACCGGTGCGCCCTCGGTGGAGGCGCGCTACGCGCGAGCGGCCACCCTGCTGCGTCAGTGGCTCGACTCCGGGGTGCTGGTGAGAGACGAGACGCCGACCCTTTACGTGTACGAGGAGCGAGGTGACGACCGGGTGCAGCGCGGCCTGCTCGGCGGCATCGGGCTGCGTGCACCGCACGACCGGGTGATCCTGCCGCACGAGGACGTCCATCCGGTCCCCGTCGCCGACCGGTTGGCGCAGATGCGTGCCACCGGCGCGAACCTCGAGCCGATCTACCTGCTCGCGCAGGGCATGGGTGCCGCGACCGAGGTCATCGCCGACGTGGTGGCCCACGACCGCCCCCTGGCGAGCACCGGCGATCGAACGGATGCCGCGTACCGGCTGTGGGGCGTCAGCGACCCCGACCGGTTGCGCGTCGTCGCCGACGCCCTGCGCCGACGCCAGGTGCTCATCGCCGACGGCCACCACAGGTACGCCGCGTACCGGCGGCTGCAGGCCCACCACCGCGACGCCGGCCACGGCGCCGGTGCGTGGGACTTCGGTCTCGCGCTCGTCGTCGACACCGAGGCGTACCCGCCGACCCTGCAGCCCATCCACCGCGTGCTCGACCGCCGGACTCCGGCGGACGTCCTCGCCGCCCTGCCGGCCAGCTTCGCCGTGCACGACGCGGGGACCGGCCTCGACGCTGCGCTCGACGCCCTGCGCGCGGCGGCCGGGGGCTCCACCGACCACCACCTCGTGATCGCCGGCGACGGCGCCTACCGGCTGCTGTCGCTCCCGCGTGCGGCGGTCGACGGCGTGCTGCCGCGAGAACGCTCCGCCGCGTGGCGCGCGCTCGACGTGACCGCGGTGCACCGTGCCCTGATCGACGAGGTGCTCCGGGTGCCGGACGACGACCAGGTGTTCGTACACGGCGCGGCCGCGGCCGTGCGGCTGGCCACCGAACGACACGGCACCGCCCTGCTGCTGCGACCGCCGAGCGTCGCCGACGTCTTCGCGGTGGCCGCCGCCGACGAACGGATGCCCCGCAAGTCGACGTCGTTCGGCCCGAAGCCGCGTGGGGGCGTCGCCCTGCGCCTGCTCGACTGACGACCGCTCGACTCAGTCGGCTGCCTTGGCCACCCGCTTGGCGTGCCGCGCGACGATCTCGTGCCGGCTGACCGGCAACCCGCCCGAGCGGTAGAACCGCCGGTGCACGGGGCCCTCGACCTCCACGATGTCGCCGGGGCGCCAGCGCAGCACCTGACGCCTGATCCCCGCGCGCCAGGCCGAGCAGTCGAGCGTGTCGACCGTCGTGACCCGCCGCCCGTCCGGCCGCGCCGGCAGGTCGGTCGGGTCGCGTGGCACGATCACGCGCCAGGTGACGATCTCGGCACCACTGGGCAGCTCGCGTGCCTGCGGTGCCCCCGCCAGCCGGCCCCGCAGGCGTATCTCGTTGACCGCCTCCGCGGCGGCCTCGTCCGGGCCTTCACCCATGGTCGTCCTCCCTTCGTCGGGAGGTCCATCGTCGACCCGCCGAGGCGTCGCGGACTGCCGCCGCGGTCGACCTGGGGACGGCCGCGGACAGCGTCCACAGATCCCTCAGGCGTCCTCGTCGAGGTCGACGATCCCGTCGGGGTCGTCGACCTCGACCGGGTCGGTGGGCGGCTCGTCGCCGCGCAGGGCCGCCAGCCGGTTCGCGGCGTCGGTCTCGCCTTCCCGGTCGGCCGACTCGACCCGTTCGAACCACTCTGCTGCCTCGTCGGTGCGACCGGCCGCCGCGAGGGCGTCGGCGTACGCATACCGCAGCCGCAGCTGCCACGCCGCCCGGGTCCGGGCCCGCAGCTCGGGAACCTGCAGCATGACCACCGCCGCGTCGGGCTGGCCGAGGTCGCGCCTGGCGCCCGACGCCACGATGAGCATCTCGATCCGCTGGGTGTCCTCGAGGCGCGCCGCCTCGGTGGACGAGGCCAGTGCCAGTGCCCGCTCCGGCCGGCCGAGCCCTCGCTCGCAGTCGGCGATCATGGGCAGCAGCTCGTCGCTCCCGCTCATCCTGCGGGCCGCGCGGAGCTCGCGAGCGGCCTCGGCCCAGTGGCCGGCGGCGTACGCGGCTATGCCACAGATCTCCCGCACCACGCCGATCCGGCTGCCACGGCGCGTGGCGGCCTGGGCGTGCCGGTACGCGGCCTCGGGATCGTCGGCCAGCAGCCGCTCGGCGGCGGCCAGGTGGGCGCCTATCCGGTCGGCGAGCTCCTTGGGCAGTGTGCGGAGCTCCTGCCTGACCTCGCGGCGC harbors:
- a CDS encoding TlyA family rRNA (cytidine-2'-O)-methyltransferase; the protein is MTTSSRLDLELVRRGLARSRRQAQDLVTAGRVSVGGHPATRPARAVPTGAAIDVSGDVGAAYASRAGAKLATALESFAGDGLDVAGRRALDAGASTGGFTDVLLRAGVTEVVAVDVGHGQFADALRDDPRVRVHERTNVRDLTPDAIGGPVALVVADLSFISLTLVLPALVGCCEPGADLVLLVKPQFEVGRRALRSTGVVRSPRLRREAVDGVVAAAHELDLGVGGLVGSDLPGVRGNVEYLLWVRGGPDSVPGDLVSRVVGASA
- a CDS encoding sterol-binding protein encodes the protein MATLEECRQAITGLADRMSSSDGKPGLGDRTLSAHVTDLDVTFSGALRDGSLVDVTTDAQDQKAQIRLASSSDDLVAMADGKLDLAKAWLAKRIKIEASMMDLIKLKTMF
- a CDS encoding hemolysin III family protein, producing MGAPHRPTRPEPDRPAPAPGPFERAADAARDGLHALKPRLRGWLHTGMAPVVLAGGVVLVVLAPSPLARLAAVIYAITSLLLFTVSAVYHRGRWSPRVLAVLRRLDHSNIFLIIAGTYTPIALLAMQGGPRIAVLVVVWTGAVLGVVFRIFWLSAPRWLYTPLYVGLGWVAVFVLPQILGGGGTAALVLVLAGGLAYTLGGLVYALKRPRLNPHWFGFHEVFHALTVVGYTAQYIAVSFVTYRVA
- a CDS encoding cupin domain-containing protein; the protein is MLIRTLDEVLGTPRDVNWTNGTSRRLLVADDGRGYTVTDTYVRPGTTTLLRYDNHLESCYCIEGSGRVESGDAVFDLGPGTLYAPEKGEEHRLSTTGGMRLICVFTPALTGDENHRHGPGQPSGY
- a CDS encoding HAD-IIA family hydrolase, giving the protein MPLSQDRRRQSALREAYDTVLLDLDGVVYVGDHAVAGAVDAIAAVRSAGTRVAFVTNNASRTPETVAESLRRLGVDATASDVVTAAQAAARLLAGKVPPGSAVLVVGGVGLRSALEERGLCPVDSADDDPVAVVQGFAPDLDYARLAEGAIALRAGALFVASNLDRTLPSPRGPLPGNGSLVEVLRHATGVEPISAGKPEPALHEEAVQRTGARRPLVVGDRLDTDIAGAVRAGSDSLLVMTGVTRPADLLRADASCRPTYVASDLAGLLRPYPEVVGTDGGWTCGGWTATVDDGVVRLDGDGGYDDALRVTCAAAWSATEPPVIDPALDVLR
- a CDS encoding tetratricopeptide repeat protein; its protein translation is MSGAERSGPEFAGDRQPPSGGVYEWYQRGLSLLDAGSPAAALQLFERAADAEPSSHSVREALARAQFDAGRYAEAAENFAIIVEENPVDDYARFGLGLAATRNGELDRAVEHLAVAVGLRPERMQYRTALRAARATRERQG
- a CDS encoding DUF1015 family protein is translated as MSSGRTVGRPAAPQTDEATAGTGLVVRPFRGVRYSPAAVDLAAVTTPPYDVIDDAEARRLESREPHNMVRLVLPETGAPSVEARYARAATLLRQWLDSGVLVRDETPTLYVYEERGDDRVQRGLLGGIGLRAPHDRVILPHEDVHPVPVADRLAQMRATGANLEPIYLLAQGMGAATEVIADVVAHDRPLASTGDRTDAAYRLWGVSDPDRLRVVADALRRRQVLIADGHHRYAAYRRLQAHHRDAGHGAGAWDFGLALVVDTEAYPPTLQPIHRVLDRRTPADVLAALPASFAVHDAGTGLDAALDALRAAAGGSTDHHLVIAGDGAYRLLSLPRAAVDGVLPRERSAAWRALDVTAVHRALIDEVLRVPDDDQVFVHGAAAAVRLATERHGTALLLRPPSVADVFAVAAADERMPRKSTSFGPKPRGGVALRLLD
- a CDS encoding single-stranded DNA-binding protein, with amino-acid sequence MGEGPDEAAAEAVNEIRLRGRLAGAPQARELPSGAEIVTWRVIVPRDPTDLPARPDGRRVTTVDTLDCSAWRAGIRRQVLRWRPGDIVEVEGPVHRRFYRSGGLPVSRHEIVARHAKRVAKAAD